One window of the Suricata suricatta isolate VVHF042 chromosome 7, meerkat_22Aug2017_6uvM2_HiC, whole genome shotgun sequence genome contains the following:
- the LOC115296985 gene encoding olfactory receptor 2B2-like produces MYFFLTNLSLLDLCYTTSTVPQMLVNIRSARKVISYGGCVAQLFMFLALGATECLLLAVMSFDRFVAICRPLRYSVIMHQRLCLQLAAASWVSGFGNSALQSTLTLQLPLCGHKEVDHFFCEVPALLKLSCVDTTANEAELFFMSVLFALPPLTLILISYGFIARAVLRIQSAEGRRKAFGTCGSHLIVVSLFYGTASYMYVQPPSPASKDRGKMVSLFYGIITPMLNPLIYTLRNKDVKGAFKRLIVRVFLIKK; encoded by the coding sequence ATGTACTTTTTTCTTACCAATCTGTCACTCCTGGACCTCTGCTACACCACAAGTACAGTTCCACAAATGCTGGTCAACATACGCAGCGCCAGGAAGGTCATTAGTTATGGTGGCTGTGTGGCCCAGCTCTTCATGTTTCTAGCCTTGGGCGCCACTGAATGTCTTCTCCTGGCCGTCATGTCCTTTGATAGGTTCGTGGCTATTTGCCGGCCTCTCCGTTACTCAGTCATCATGCACCAGAGGCTGTGCCTCCAGCTGGCGGCCGCATCCTGGGTCAGTGGCTTTGGCAACTCTGCCTTGCAGTCCACCTTGACCCTCCAGCTGCCGCTGTGTGGCCATAAAGAAGTGGATCACTTCTTCTGTGAGGTCCCTGCTCTGCTCAAACTGTCCTGTGTGGACACAACAGCAAATGAGGCTGAACTATTCTTTATGAGCGTGCTATTCGCTTTACCACCCCTGACGCTCATCCTGATATCATATGGTTTCATTGCCCGAGCAGTGTTGAGAATCCAGTCAGCAGAAGGCCGGCGGAAGGCATTTGGCACATGTGGCTCCCATCTAATTGTGGTGTCACTGTTTTATGGCACTGCTAGCTACATGTATGTGCAACCGCCATCCCCGGCCTCCAAGGACCGGGGCAAAATGGTGTCCCTCTTCTATGGGATCATCACACCCATGCTCAACCCCCTTATTTACACACTTAGAAACAAAGATGTAAAGGGAGCATTTAAGAGGTTGATTGTGCGGGTCTTCTTGATCAAAAAATAG
- the LOC115296582 gene encoding olfactory receptor 2B2 codes for MNGVNASAPGEFILLGFSDRPWLELPLFVVFLISYILTIFGNLAIILVSRLEPKLHTPMYFFLTKLSLLDLCYTTSTVPQMLVNIRSTRKVISYGGCVAQLFIFLALGSTECLLLAVMSFDRFVAICRPLHYSVIMHQRLCLQLAATSWVSGFGNSMLQSTWTLQLPLCGHKKVDHFFCEVPALLKLSCVDTTANEAELFFISVLFLLLPLTLILISYAFIARAVLRIQSAEGRRKAFGTCGSHLIVVSLFYGTAISMYLQPPSPASKDRGKMVSLFYGIITPMLNPLIYTLRNKDVKGAFKRLIVRVFLIKK; via the coding sequence ATGAACGGGGTCAACGCAAGCGCCCCCGGGGAGTTCATCCTCTTAGGTTTCTCAGACCGACCATGGCTGGAGCTCCCCCTCTTTGTGGTCTTCCTCATTTCCTATATCTTGACTATCTTTGGCAATCTGGCCATAATTCTCGTGTCTCGTCTGGAACCCAAACTCCATacccccatgtactttttccttacCAAGCTGTCACTCCTGGACCTCTGCTACACCACAAGTACAGTTCCACAAATGCTGGTCAACATACGCAGCACCAGGAAGGTCATTAGTTATGGTGGCTGTGTGGCCCAGCTCTTCATTTTCCTGGCCTTGGGTTCCACTGAATGTCTTCTCCTGGCCGTCATGTCCTTTGATAGATTCGTGGCTATTTGCCGGCCGCTCCATTACTCAGTCATCATGCACCAGAGGCTGTGCCTCCAGCTGGCGGCCACATCCTGGGTCAGTGGTTTTGGCAACTCCATGTTGCAGTCCACCTGGACCCTCCAGCTGCCACTGTGTGGCCATAAAAAAGTGGATCACTTCTTCTGTGAGGTCCCTGCTCTGCTCAAACTGTCCTGTGTGGACACAACAGCAAATGAGGCTGAACTATTCTTTATCAGTGTGCTGTTCCTTTTGTTACCTTTGACGCTCATCCTGATATCATATGCTTTTATTGCCCGAGCAGTGTTGAGAATCCAGTCAGCAGAAGGCCGGCGGAAGGCATTTGGCACATGTGGCTCCCATCTAATTGTGGTGTCTCTGTTTTATGGCACTGCTATCTCCATGTACCTGCAACCGCCATCTCCTGCCTCCAAGGACCGGGGCAAAATGGTGTCCCTCTTCTATGGGATCATCACACCCATGCTCAACCCCCTTATATACACACTTAGAAACAAAGATGTAAAGGGAGCATTTAAGAGGTTGATTGTGCGGGTCTTCTTGATCAAGAAATAG